In one Musa acuminata AAA Group cultivar baxijiao chromosome BXJ2-5, Cavendish_Baxijiao_AAA, whole genome shotgun sequence genomic region, the following are encoded:
- the LOC103974524 gene encoding LOW QUALITY PROTEIN: probable serine/threonine-protein kinase PBL21 (The sequence of the model RefSeq protein was modified relative to this genomic sequence to represent the inferred CDS: deleted 2 bases in 1 codon), translated as MSCFACFCPCCRETSCRKKDSAGVQTNSGLLSDSSKSGNKISSLAADPGNCARSFAFRDLAIATQNFKEANLIGEGGFGRVYKGRLDSGQVVAIKQLNRDGLQGNNEFLVEVLMLIMLRHPNLVSLFGYCADGDERLLVYEYMPKGSLEDHLFNPSPVKPPLEWNTRMKIALGVARGLTYLHDVANPPVIYRDMKAANVLLSNDFDPKLSDFGLAKLGPVGDNTHVSTRVMGTYGYCAPDYAMTGKLTLKSDVYSFGVLLLELITGRRVFDSSKCGGEQNLIIWARPFLNDRRKFHQLADPFLQGRYSPRGFHQLVVIASMCLQEQPHVRPIIADVVVALNHVTSQPYITEPALSKFMRSPRPSSPSKEVVSTPSRGVACFEKYINMSL; from the exons ATGAGCTGCTTTGCTTGTTTTTGCCCTTGCTGTAGGGAGACGAGCTGCAGGAAAAAGGACAGCGCAGGCGTCCAGACCAACTCCGGATTGCTTAGCGATTCTTCCA AGAGCGGGAACAAGATTTCATCACTTGCTGCGGATCCGGGTAACTGCGCGCGGAGCTTTGCTTTCCGAGATCTCGCTATCGCCACTCAGAATTTTAAAGAAGCCAACTTGATCGGTGAAGGGGGCTTCGGAAGAGTATACAAAGGGCGGCTAGACTCCGGCCAG GTGGTGGCTATTAAGCAGCTAAACCGGGATGGGCTTCAGGGGAACAACGAATTCCTGGTCGAGGTTCTCATGCTGATCATGCTACGGCATCCGAATCTTGTGAGTTTGTTTGGATACTGCGCTGATGGAGATGagagactcttggtttatgaataCATGCCAAAGGGAAGCTTGGAAGATCACTTGTTTA atccaTCTCCTGTCAAACCACCGCTCGAATGGAACACACGAATGAAGATCGCTCTTGGTGTAGCCAGAGGGCTCACATATCTACATGATGTTGCAAATCCTCCTGTTATTTACCGAGACATGAAGGCTGCAAATGTATTGTTAAGCAATGACTTCGATCCAAAACTTTCTGATTTTGGACTTGCAAAACTTGGGCCTGTTGGTGACAACACACATGTTTCAACAAGGGTGATGGGAACTTATGGTTATTGTGCGCCTGACTATGCGATGACTGGTAAGCTGACACTGAAATCTGATGTATATAGTTTTGGTGTGCTTCTTTTGGAGCTGATCACTGGGCGAAGGGTCTTTGATTCTTCAAAATGTGGTGGTGAACAAAATCTAATAATTTGG GCAAGGCCATTTCTCAATGATAGGAGGAAGTTCCACCAGTTGGCCGATCCATTTCTTCAAGGCCGCTACTCACCACGGGGCTTTCACCAGTTGGTTGTCATTGCCTCAATGTGTCTTCAAGAACAGCCCCACGTTCGGCCCATCATCGCCGATGTGGTTGTTGCCCTCAATCATGTGACGTCTCAGCCATATATCACTGAGCCTGCTTTG TCAAAGTTCATGAGGTCCCCTCGACCATCATCGCCTTCCAAGGAGGTTGTTAGTACACCATCCAGAGGTGTGGCATGTtttgagaaatatataaatatgagCCTCTAA